Within Vicia villosa cultivar HV-30 ecotype Madison, WI linkage group LG1, Vvil1.0, whole genome shotgun sequence, the genomic segment ttcctttttcctttctcccaattccttattattttataaaaataacctttaattagaatagggcctttactaatATAACACCCCCCCATTCCTTAACACCACACGTGGCCCGACATCATAAATCATTCTTTTCCAATTAacttccacaaaccaccaataattctaattattaattaaatttccaatatttctcaatgttcctcataaaatcaattattccaattaaataattttcctacttaaattaaataattagaaataattttcggggtgttacaacaacCGCATGGATATGAAGTAAAAGGACAGGAGAGCAAAGTCTACAAGCTGAAAAGGGCACTTTACGGGTTGAAGCAGGCTCCAAGAGCATGGTTCAGCAGGATCGAAAGTTACTTTGTCAATGAAGGTTTCGAAGAGAGCTGCTATGAACACACTCTTTTCATAAAAAAGGAGGAAGATAAAATATTGATTGTaagtctttatgttgatgatcttATTTTTACTAGTAATGATCTGATCATGATGCAAAGTTTCAAAAATTCTATGAAAAGAGAATTTGAGATGACTGATTTAGGCGAAATGAAGTACTTTCTGGGAGTTGAATTGCGTCAAAATGCGAGAGGAATACACATAAGCCAAAAGAAGTATGCGGGAGAAGTTCTCGAGAGATTCGACATGGGAAGCTATAATGGAGTAAAGAATCCAATAGTCCCTGGAAGTATTAAGTTGCCAAAAAAGAGGAATGGAAGCAAGTTGATGGAACTCTTTTCAAGCAGATGGTGGAGAGTTTGATGTATATGACAGCAACTATGCCTGACTTAATGTATTCTCTTTGTCTTATTAGTCGATTCATGTCCAATCTAAAGGAAGTACACATGCTTGCAGCCAAAAGAATTTTAAGGTGCATCAAGTCAACCATTGATCTCGGCATCTTCTACGGAAAAGGATGCAAAGACGAGTTAGTAGCTTACACAGACAGCGATTATGTTGGTGATATAGATGACAGGAAGAGTACTTCAGGCTATGTATTCATGTTAAGTGGTGGAACTGTTGCATGGGCATCCAAAAAGCAGCCAGTAGTTACTCTTTCTACGACTGAGGCCGAATAAGTAGCTGCTGCGTCCTGTGCTTGCCAATGTATTTGGATGCAACACATCCTAAAACAAGTTAAAGGTACTCAATCTGACTGTGTTACAATGTTTTGTGATAATTCTTCTACCATTAAGCTTGCCAAGAATCCCGTTTTTCATGGAAGACGTAaacacatcgatgtgaggtttcATTTTCTTAGAAATCTAACTAAGGATGGAGCTGTTGATATAATGGAGATGAAAACTGTCCACGACCGATCCGTTGTCTTGCCGAAGTCGACGAGATCTTTCatcatttcattttcatttgAGCGTTCTTCGATAGAGATTGATTTTAATGTAAGTATTCACTTAATAACTTCACAAACACTGTATTCTTATAATATGAAAATTCAGTTAAAAACTCAATTTGTAAACTGAGTGTTGTTAATTAAACTACATTATATAAAGCCtttttcttcctttctttcttatGTTGTTATTCACCATTTTTATTTGCATTCTAGCTTTTCGATGGTTACAGGAGCATGATCATCCAAGAGTATTGTTCTTGTTATATATTCGATAGTGTTTCTCTTAATTCAATCTTTGTTGGTTATGTTAGGTTAGGTATTAGAGGTAGTTACAGAGAGGTTTTTCAGGAATGCTAAGATGATATATAAAGATATACATTAAAGACATGTGAGTTGTGACAAGAAGATTAAACATTAATCAATTAGGCCTAAAGGCATACACATTattttctcaaggattatgaatAATCTTTGAGACTATACCTTCCAAATTTGGAACAAATGAAACTACCAAGTCTCTATTTCGAGTTGCCATCGGCATCGACCTTCGGGCCTCGAGGTCTGTACTTGTACCTCTTCGAAACAAACAAATAGACAAAGAAGTTGATCAAGCTGACAATGGAAAGAAACAAGTAGAACAGGTTCAGATGATTTCTGTTAATATTATTCCCTACTAACCAACCCCCACTTTTACTATGCTTGGTAGCACCATTGATACACTTAACCACTATGGTACTCAGAAAATATCCAAGTGCCATAGAGCTCCAAAGGAAGCAAGTTGAAGTAGATTTAAGTCCTTTCGGCGCCTCTGAATAGAAAAACTGAAGAAGACCGATATACGTAAACAAGTCTGCTATGCCGAATATGAAATACTGAAACGAAAGCCAAAATGTGCTTATAGGCAACGGCTGAAGTACTGGATAAGCATCAAGCATGTTGTTATCGTTCGCCACTCTTTTCCTTTTCACTTCTACAATTGAAGCTACGGCCATGGATAACGAAGCGAGTATTAGGCCAACTCCGATACGTTGCAGGTGTGTTACACCGGTGGGAATGCCGGTGAATTTACGTAGGACGGGAACGAAAATGCGCTCGTAGATAGGTACGAGGATGATTAAGAACATGATTGGGATGATTGGAAGGGATGCAGGTGGGATGTGAAAGTGTTTGGTGAAGCTTGTGTCCATTGTGTAGCCTTGTTCAATTGAAAAGGTTTGTAGCTGAGCTAAGCAAAGGGTCATTATAATTGTGCAGCAGAATATTGGTACCATGCTAAGAATGATTTTCGCGTTTTCTACTTGCGTGACCCTGCAAAGTTTCCATGGACTTGTACTTGGAGCCTGTGATTGTGATTTCTCTAACTGTATATCAGGTTTTGAATTTATGGCTGCTCTGTCCAAGAACCTGTCGAAATGAAACTAAATTTTAGATTTTAATATGTATGTTTCGGTTAGCTAGAATTGAACATTTGAACCTGAAAATGTCTCTATGAGGTAGAAACTCAATTTCCTCATCAGCTTCCTTGTCGTGTTCGATTTCATATAGTTCTGTTGGATCTTCAGGCAAGGGAAGGTTTCTGTTGCGGATTGCAGCAACGTAGACCTGGCAAAAACATGACCAAAAGTTAAAGCAAACTCCTCAGAAACCTCGAATCTTTCTCAAATTtcgattttttatttcatttcaagttgaaattgaaattttcCCTAGGTAGATACCTGTATGATCTCAATGAGATCACTAGTTCCTTTGGGAACTTGAATTCTGTATAGTGGCAATCCGGAAGCAAAGATTATGGTACCGATAAATATAGCTATGGTGCCGATGCCAAAGCCCCAATCCCATCCTTTGTTTATTTGTATCCACACAATGAATGTTAAGCTAACAGAACCACCCAAGCAGACAGCAAGCAATAGAGTGTTAAAGAATGTGGACATTTGCTTTGCTTCCTTAGGATCAGTTTCGTCGAACTGATCTGCACCATGCGATGGCAATGCAGCTTTGGTTCCTGCACTGCCAAACGCCAACAAGTATAGGCCAAGAAACAGAACGGCTTCTTGGCCTCTACTTGGTGTCTTACAATGAGCGGTTATATCATTGATATTGCAAACGCGTGGCTGTAGACTAGGATAGTGTGCTTGCGCTGTAAGCAACGCAAGACCCTGCAAGGTGAATCACAAAAACATAACTTCATGAATATGTATTCGATAAACTCATCCTAGAATTTGGCTTAAATGTTGAAGAGGTATTGAGAGGAATTTCAGATCTTACCAAAAACTCGAAGAAGCCCGAAAATATTACCGATTTGTATCTGCCAATCCATGTATCAGCAACGACAGCCACCAAAATCGAGAGTATGTAACTAACACCCATATAGTTGGTGAGCATGTTAGCTGCATCTTGTAGTTCATAATGCATGATTCCGTTGAAATATGGAACCGAGTTCACAGCTAGTGAGAAAGTTCCCAAGTTTTCCAAACCTAATGTGACTGCACCAAAACATAAGTATCATTTAGGTGTCTGGATCTTCTAGTATGATGTTGCAGATGTACGGTTAAATTTAGAGAGAAAATTCATACGATCGTATAGTTGTTTATCTCTCTAAATTCAACGATACTTACAACTGCAAAATCATACTACAATTATTGAAGATTCAATTTCATTCAGTTGTTACTAAATCAAATGACAATATCTTTACCTAATATGAGCAAAGCAACTTTCATTCCACCATATTTGAATTTCAAAGCACTTCTTCCTTTCCAGTCCACTTTATTTTCATCAACAAGATTAAGCTCTGATGCTAACTTCATATCAACAAACTCAGACTTGTCCTGCATGgacaaaaatgaagaaaaaaaataataataagtattTAGTAAGAGTTAGGAAAATGGAAAAAGGTGAGGTACATAAGGCACattgaaaacaaagaaaaatgtaATACCATGGCTAAGCAGAGTACTTTGAGTAACCaattcaaaagaagaagaaaactaagCTGGCCAAATTACAATGACAACATAGAAGACCAATGTCTGTTTATTTATACACATTATATTCAATTAAACTAAGCATTatttacaataataaaaaataaaataaaagcttaAATGCATGTTAACACAGCTAATCATGTGTGTAACTTTAAAAGTAGTCAAGTCTCGTTAAATCAGCTCAGTTGATAGACGTATAATTGCAAGGATGAACTCGGTgtatatgaattttatattataaatatattatcagAAGTAACTGTTGTCTCGTAAGATATGACAGCTGGATGGGGTGATAACGGTTTTACTTAGACACAATGTAACTTTGAAATGCATTGCATAAGATTCCAAAAGTTGCAGTCAATTTATGAACAAGAATCACAATGCCAAGGAACTGCATAACAATAACATGGCTCCAAAATTTGCTAAATTTAAACTCATATAGAATATAGATAATCTCTAGAAATTCTTGTAAAAACAAATGTATGCTATTTGGCATATACGTCTATTACTATAAGTTGGTATCAAAAAGGACTCTTGATTCTTACACCAGAATGTTCGTTTGTAATGTAAAACTGAAATGCAGAGTTATAATTGGAtgaaaacaaaatcttttttaaaagaataaaatgtcAGAACATGCTCCTCTGTCATTTCTTATTTTTCATCCTCGTCCTCTTATCTCATGAGATCATCAATAATGCTTGGCAATTGAACCTACCCAAATTTCATGGGTTCTATAGTTAAgccaataattaaatttattttctaatattttatAGTAGTTAAAAGTAAGAGTCCCGTTTAAATTTGTTGggcaaaaacttgaaaacaaaaaTAGGGTGGAGAGAGTATAATTAAAGGTGTGGGGTTAAAACTATAACCCGTCCCAAAAAAAATAGGATAGCAGACTCGTAGATTTTACACTTTaagttaaaaaaatgaaaaaaattatgttaaCATCTCAAAAAAATGAAGCAGAACGGACACATTAAAGGGTGCGGACATAAAACATTTGTTCATTCTACAAAAAAGAGCGGGCCCAAAACCTCTTTTAGCCGCTCTACAAAAAAGTGCGGACAAAACGGACATGTTCTATGGACCGGACCCGTTTTACCACCCCTAATTAAAATTTAGTATAAACTTAAGAGTTTCAGCAATTTTTTCCCGAAGAATTGTGGATTTTCCTGACTCAACTTTATAAAACCGATTTGTAAAATAAGAATTGTTTCtacttataaacacatgttcaTCTGATAAATTGTCCAATGTAAAAAACTTTGAGGTTTTAAAACGATGCATTATATTGTTGAGGAACAAGTGTGAGTTTGTAAGTCTCACATTGTTTAGAAAAGTGAAGGTTGAGCACTTTATAAATGAGAGTACTTATACATCCATTGTCTTAAGGTTTTggatgaatatgtggtgtctctctcactTGTTTGGGTGAGTCTTTGACCTTTAAGTAAGTGTTTGATCTAATGTAAATGTTTTCCCTCAATGATGACTCATCAGTGGTATCAAAGCCTGGTTAGAGTAAGGTGTCGTCTCCTTGTATCGAAAGTCTTCCTGACATGGTGGTGTTAAGGCGCCGTGTCCCGTTGAAGTGTTGTGACGTGGTAAGGGTGTATGTTAACGGTGGTAAAAGTATGTGGATGAAAGAGTTTTTGCTTGAGGGATAGCATAATGGATGGACTCAAACCTGAGATGGAGATTATTGAGAAACAAGTGCGAGTTGTATAAGTCTCACATTGTTTAAAAAAGTAAAGGTTGAGCATTTTATAAATGAGATGACTCATGCATCCACTGCCTTAAATTTTTGAGTAAATATGTAGTGTCTCCCTCGCTTGTTTGAGTGAGTCTTTAACATTTAGGTGAATGTTTGACCTAATTTGAGTGTTTCCCCTTAACGACCACCCAACATATATTTATAGAGGATTATATTATTTACATAGAAATAGTAGGTAAACGGAGAACAAATAGCATTACTATCCTTTTTTGATGGGGAACTcaatcattttaaaaattatgatCATCGTTCTAGGAAACACAACATTGTTATGCATGAGTATTTGAACTCTCTGTAACATATTAACTACCTCCGGCACTACGAAGTCAAGCGTGTCAAATTGTCTGaacacatttttttattaaaatatataaatatttatagaatGCAGGTATGGAGCGGATTGGGTACTAAGGTGCTCATACCCGCACTCATACCCACTTTTTTTATTGGGTAATTACTTAAGCATATGTCCGTACTCATTTTTGCGAGTTTTTACCTACCCATTATGGATATTTTTGCGGATGCCTATGAAGATATCAAATTGTCATCCTTATCAATCATCTTGGAGTAAACGTCTTGTATTATTCAATCATTGTTATTAAAATTTCTTTGAGTTTATATGTCAATTTTAGTACAtatattaaattgaataaaatttagGCAAATATAGTACATCATGAAGGAAAAAAAtgttatcaaaaaaatatttcctCCAGGTGGTTACTAGAGAAAAACATTAGGAAGTTTTATGGTTAAGGGGTTAATTCTCTTCATACACCAAAAAATCTTCAGAAATAGCACAAATGGTCAATTGCACACCAATGTATAGAATAAAGGCTTCAAGTTTAGTTATTAATCTTAGACTATGAACCTTGAAGTAGAGCTAACAAGGCCTTGTGTTGTTAAGGTGTGAACATCATTGAGTCTTGATCTTGTTTATTTTGATGTTCGTCATTAATCTCAGACTGTGAGTCATCTTTATGTCCATGAGCAGCTGCACAATTGTTGATCATGCTATTTTGTTGTTAATGAGGTGGGAAGCCACATTTCTTAAAACAAGTATCAATAGTGTGGTTGGTCATGCCACAATGAGTACACATTCTGGTGCCTCCTGCCGTTAGGAAATCTAGCACCTGTAAAACCTCTTCCACGAGACACTGAATTTCCCCTACCTTGAAAATTAttgttagaaaaaaaagaaagaatcttTGAGTCATCTAAAACCATGACAATTTGTCTTTTTTGTTGAACAAATAAGAAATAAACTTTGTATATTTTGAGAAGGGGAATCATTAGCATAATTTGAGATCTAACAACTGAATATTGATCATTAAGACCTTTTAAAAAACGAGTAACCTAATCACCATCTTTGTATTCATATATTTTGTCTATAGTGTTGCAAGTAATGTCACAATTTTGTGTGGATTTCTTCACGAGTGTCAACTATTATCAAGACTACTCCTTGGTAAAATCGATCTTTTAATTCTTTCCATATTTTAGATGCATTTTCCCAAGCAATAGAATCACAATTAGTATCGGTTATTATGGTAAAGGATCTATTGATGAAGTGCAATCCAATCTGGTTTTTTCCAACCATGCATGAGTATAAATCATTAAagcaaaaatgaagaagaaactcACCTCTAAATGTCACTATTCCATtgaataaacaaaatttaatacagttataaaaatataataaaaccactgcatcatcatcatcaactaaaAAGGAAAATCTACATATCACAAAAGAACTCAAAAGATTGATTCTCTGTGCAAAAAATGCTTGGCTATTGTTTCTAGTGTGAAggggaaaaaaataaataatcaaaagaaagaGGAGAAAATGTGAATTAATAGTTTAACAAGGAGTACTTTATCCTCAGTACAATTTTTCCTTTTTCTACTCCAAGCTTAGCACCTGTAACTAACCAATGACCAGGAATATCTTGCGGCCCTTTCGACATTTCCGTCATGTCCACAATTTTTGCGAGTTTTCCACTATGGACCGAACTATCTTCCTTTTTCTCGTCAGAAGTTTTCTTTGTGGATGACGACGAAGC encodes:
- the LOC131622248 gene encoding protein NRT1/ PTR FAMILY 4.6-like, whose translation is MDKSEFVDMKLASELNLVDENKVDWKGRSALKFKYGGMKVALLILVTLGLENLGTFSLAVNSVPYFNGIMHYELQDAANMLTNYMGVSYILSILVAVVADTWIGRYKSVIFSGFFEFLGLALLTAQAHYPSLQPRVCNINDITAHCKTPSRGQEAVLFLGLYLLAFGSAGTKAALPSHGADQFDETDPKEAKQMSTFFNTLLLAVCLGGSVSLTFIVWIQINKGWDWGFGIGTIAIFIGTIIFASGLPLYRIQVPKGTSDLIEIIQVYVAAIRNRNLPLPEDPTELYEIEHDKEADEEIEFLPHRDIFRFLDRAAINSKPDIQLEKSQSQAPSTSPWKLCRVTQVENAKIILSMVPIFCCTIIMTLCLAQLQTFSIEQGYTMDTSFTKHFHIPPASLPIIPIMFLIILVPIYERIFVPVLRKFTGIPTGVTHLQRIGVGLILASLSMAVASIVEVKRKRVANDNNMLDAYPVLQPLPISTFWLSFQYFIFGIADLFTYIGLLQFFYSEAPKGLKSTSTCFLWSSMALGYFLSTIVVKCINGATKHSKSGGWLVGNNINRNHLNLFYLFLSIVSLINFFVYLFVSKRYKYRPRGPKVDADGNSK